In Numidum massiliense, a single genomic region encodes these proteins:
- the nuoK gene encoding NADH-quinone oxidoreductase subunit NuoK, whose translation MPVHPYLALAAILFCVGLYGVLTKKNAVIVLLSIELMLNAVNINLVAFAKYGLEANMTGHIFSLFTITVAAAEAAVGVAIIIALYRKRGSVKVEDFDSLRR comes from the coding sequence GTGCCAGTGCATCCATATCTCGCGCTCGCAGCTATTTTGTTTTGCGTCGGTCTATACGGCGTCTTAACGAAAAAGAATGCTGTCATCGTGCTCCTTTCGATCGAATTAATGCTAAATGCCGTCAACATCAATTTAGTCGCTTTCGCCAAGTACGGTCTGGAAGCAAATATGACAGGGCACATCTTTAGTTTGTTTACGATTACAGTTGCGGCGGCGGAAGCAGCTGTCGGCGTAGCGATCATTATCGCTCTCTACCGCAAGCGCGGCTCGGTAAAAGTCGAAGATTTTGACTCCCTCAGGCGATGA